Proteins from a single region of Nitrospirota bacterium:
- a CDS encoding aspartate-semialdehyde dehydrogenase → MLKKKKKYVVAVVGATGAVGNEMVSILEGRKFPVEKLRLFASERSEGKTIEFNDKAVLVEILSEKVFAGIDIALFSAGAERSLHFAPFAVKAGCVVIDNSSAWRMDPGVPLVVPEVNPHDLKWHKGIIANPNCSTIQMVVVMKPIHDAVKIKRVVVTTFQSVSGTGKRAMEELLQQSSDMLNFKEIKPVVYPHQIAFNCLPHIDKFMEDGYTKEEIKMVNETKKIMGDDSIRLTATTVRVPVFRGHSESVNIETERKLSANEARTLLSKAPGIVIYDAPEKNLYPLPVDAAGKDAVYVGRIREDHSVENGINLWVVSDNLRKGAALNAVQIAEKLIE, encoded by the coding sequence ATGCTGAAGAAAAAAAAGAAATATGTTGTTGCGGTTGTTGGAGCAACGGGCGCGGTTGGAAATGAAATGGTTTCAATCCTTGAGGGAAGGAAGTTCCCGGTTGAAAAACTGAGGCTTTTTGCCTCGGAGCGTTCAGAAGGCAAGACTATTGAATTCAATGACAAGGCAGTGCTTGTGGAAATACTGAGTGAAAAGGTTTTTGCAGGGATAGACATCGCCCTGTTTTCTGCCGGAGCAGAGCGGAGCCTTCACTTTGCTCCCTTTGCGGTTAAGGCAGGCTGTGTTGTCATTGACAATTCAAGCGCATGGAGGATGGATCCCGGTGTGCCGCTTGTGGTGCCTGAGGTCAACCCCCATGATTTAAAGTGGCATAAGGGGATAATTGCAAATCCAAACTGTTCAACAATCCAAATGGTTGTTGTCATGAAGCCCATTCATGATGCGGTTAAAATCAAGAGGGTGGTTGTGACCACATTCCAGTCTGTCTCAGGCACAGGCAAAAGGGCCATGGAGGAGCTCCTGCAGCAGTCCTCGGACATGCTTAATTTCAAGGAGATAAAGCCGGTTGTCTATCCGCATCAGATAGCTTTTAACTGCCTTCCCCATATTGATAAGTTTATGGAAGACGGTTATACAAAAGAAGAGATTAAGATGGTAAATGAGACCAAGAAGATTATGGGGGATGATTCAATAAGGCTTACGGCAACTACCGTACGGGTGCCTGTCTTCAGGGGGCATTCTGAGTCAGTTAACATTGAGACTGAGAGAAAATTATCGGCGAATGAGGCAAGGACGCTGCTTTCAAAAGCGCCGGGCATTGTTATTTACGATGCCCCTGAGAAAAACCTTTATCCCCTTCCTGTTGACGCCGCCGGAAAAGATGCAGTATATGTAGGAAGGATAAGGGAGGACCATTCTGTTGAAAACGGCATCAACTTGTGGGTGGTTTCGGATAATTTAAGAAAAGGCGCGGCGCTTAATGCTGTGCAGATTGCGGAAAAACTGATTGAATGA
- a CDS encoding DUF3106 domain-containing protein gives MKKINLIIIYITCFFFLAILPLRAEQPDDNYQENLKKWQQMTPEEHEKIKERFQEWKKLPDSEKAAVRKNYQRFKALSPEEREKIKNKYTKFKQLPPEEKHKIMENYKRWKSLRPEKREEIRERYRQQRQMPPQRRQKR, from the coding sequence GTGAAAAAAATTAATTTAATCATAATTTATATTACCTGCTTTTTCTTTCTTGCAATCCTGCCTCTGCGAGCTGAGCAACCTGATGATAATTACCAGGAAAATCTGAAGAAATGGCAGCAGATGACTCCTGAGGAACACGAAAAAATCAAGGAACGGTTTCAGGAATGGAAAAAACTGCCTGACAGCGAAAAAGCGGCGGTAAGAAAAAACTACCAGCGGTTTAAAGCCCTTTCACCAGAGGAAAGGGAAAAGATAAAAAATAAATACACAAAATTCAAACAACTGCCTCCTGAGGAAAAGCATAAGATCATGGAAAATTATAAACGATGGAAAAGCCTCAGGCCCGAAAAGAGAGAAGAAATAAGAGAACGCTACAGACAGCAGAGGCAGATGCCTCCTCAGCGCCGACAGAAACGCTAA
- a CDS encoding electron transfer flavoprotein subunit beta/FixA family protein, with product MKIIVCIKQVPDTAEIRINPETNTLIREGVPSIINPFDLHALEAGALIKEALGGNMTVLTMGPPQAENALREAVSMGADEAVLLSDRAFAGSDTWATAYTLAAAIKKIGADIIFCGKQAIDGDTAQVGPETAEFLNIPHIAYVRKIEEVKEGYIRVQRLMDDGYDIVESSLPVLLTVVKELNVPRLPSLKGKMAAKKAVITKMGPSEIEADENSLGLNGSPTKVKNIFAPQSKSDRMMIDGAPEEQASVLIEELRKIKCI from the coding sequence GTGAAAATTATTGTCTGCATAAAGCAGGTGCCTGATACGGCAGAGATCAGGATTAATCCTGAGACAAACACATTAATTAGAGAAGGCGTTCCGAGCATAATCAATCCATTTGACCTTCACGCCCTTGAGGCAGGAGCCCTAATAAAAGAGGCTTTGGGAGGGAACATGACTGTCTTGACCATGGGACCGCCTCAGGCGGAAAATGCGTTGCGGGAGGCAGTATCAATGGGCGCTGATGAAGCAGTTTTGCTTTCAGACAGGGCATTTGCAGGCTCTGACACATGGGCAACTGCATACACCCTTGCAGCGGCAATTAAAAAAATCGGCGCTGACATAATATTCTGCGGCAAGCAGGCGATAGACGGCGATACAGCTCAAGTAGGTCCTGAAACAGCCGAATTTCTGAATATCCCGCACATTGCCTATGTGAGAAAGATTGAAGAAGTGAAAGAAGGTTATATCAGAGTCCAGCGGCTCATGGACGACGGGTATGACATCGTGGAATCTTCTTTGCCCGTTTTACTTACCGTTGTTAAGGAACTGAATGTCCCGCGGCTCCCGTCACTTAAAGGCAAGATGGCGGCGAAAAAGGCAGTAATAACAAAAATGGGGCCTTCAGAAATAGAAGCGGATGAAAACAGCCTTGGACTCAACGGCTCTCCCACAAAGGTTAAAAATATTTTTGCACCGCAATCCAAATCTGACAGAATGATGATTGACGGCGCGCCGGAAGAACAGGCAAGTGTATTGATTGAAGAGTTACGGAAAATCAAATGCATATAA
- a CDS encoding pentapeptide repeat-containing protein produces MIGSSFTYTSFAGAFFKGAFFTNTSFTGSSSMLISGQLGMFLSARLTNFSNTSLPKSGRGISFPIRCIDARVPTAVPTPGNSRVPMLALKMVHSALDTLMPPGVLNLTTFKY; encoded by the coding sequence ATCATCGGTTCTTCCTTTACATATACTTCCTTCGCAGGTGCCTTCTTCAAAGGTGCCTTCTTCACAAATACTTCTTTTACAGGCTCTTCTTCAATGCTCATCTCAGGCCAATTAGGGATGTTCTTAAGCGCGCGTCTTACAAATTTTTCTAATACCAGTTTGCCAAAATCCGGACGGGGAATTTCATTCCCTATCCGCTGTATTGACGCCAGGGTTCCCACCGCTGTTCCCACTCCCGGGAACAGCAGAGTTCCGATGCTCGCACTAAAAATGGTGCATTCAGCGCTTGATACCCTAATGCCTCCCGGTGTTTTAAATCTCACCACTTTTAAATACTGA
- a CDS encoding RNA polymerase sigma factor translates to MMKSLTDKELVERLKADDTNAFEELVERYKKMGFSLAYNMSGSIEDAQDISQEAFVIVHSQIHKFRGESSFKTWFYRIIVNLCRRHYRKNRFASFISLNFFTKEGEEKTIDAAAETTPEDELSTKQLGSAIKNAVKNLPVKQQEVFVMKHFNGMKISEISEILGCAEGTVKSHLFRAVKELQEKLKGFYNAV, encoded by the coding sequence ATGATGAAAAGCCTCACAGACAAAGAACTTGTAGAAAGGCTTAAAGCTGATGATACTAATGCCTTTGAGGAGCTTGTTGAAAGGTATAAAAAGATGGGTTTTTCATTAGCTTATAATATGTCAGGCAGCATTGAAGATGCGCAGGACATATCGCAGGAGGCCTTTGTAATAGTCCATTCACAGATACATAAATTCAGGGGGGAAAGCAGTTTTAAGACATGGTTCTACAGAATTATCGTAAATCTGTGCAGAAGGCATTACAGGAAAAACAGGTTTGCCTCATTTATTTCACTTAATTTTTTTACTAAAGAAGGAGAAGAAAAGACAATAGATGCAGCAGCGGAAACTACGCCTGAGGATGAACTCTCAACCAAACAGCTCGGCTCTGCGATTAAAAACGCAGTTAAAAACCTGCCGGTGAAACAGCAGGAAGTTTTTGTAATGAAACATTTTAACGGCATGAAAATCAGTGAAATATCCGAGATACTCGGATGCGCAGAGGGCACTGTCAAATCGCATCTGTTCAGGGCCGTTAAGGAACTTCAGGAAAAGTTAAAGGGGTTTTATAATGCAGTGTAA
- a CDS encoding amidohydrolase family protein: protein MGKVDFIIRGDYVLPMEDGLPVIRDGAVAVAGRNITDVGAYADISKKYTAGKTIGGANKVVAPGLINTHTHAPMVYFRGLADDLPLQEWLEKHIWPAEAKWMSPEFVSDAVELACLEMLKAGVTTYADMYFYEDAAGRKLEKIGMRGVLGAGVIDFPSGYAQTPDDYFRNAEEFIKDWKGSELITPFIAPHATYTCGPDTLKRADELSEKYRVPIHTHVAETAWEVAEIQKRYGQTPVEYLESLGVLSKRMFAAHCVWLTDKEIEILAERKVGVAHCIESNLKLASGFAPVPKMIKAGVRVALGTDGAASNNDLSILGELSTAAKVHKAVSGDPTIVDSKTALLMATGWGAEILGLGEKTGTLKPGKLADLFIADLRQPHLVPIYDIYSHIVYCMRPSDILTVMVNGRVVVENRRLTTMDEEDIIGKAQVWQKKIKG, encoded by the coding sequence ATGGGAAAAGTTGATTTCATTATACGCGGTGATTATGTGCTTCCGATGGAGGACGGGCTTCCTGTCATACGGGACGGCGCTGTTGCAGTAGCAGGCAGGAACATTACAGATGTCGGTGCATATGCCGATATTTCAAAAAAATATACTGCCGGAAAAACAATCGGCGGCGCAAACAAAGTTGTTGCCCCGGGGTTAATCAATACCCACACGCATGCCCCGATGGTTTATTTCAGGGGGCTTGCCGATGACCTGCCGCTTCAGGAGTGGCTTGAAAAGCACATCTGGCCTGCCGAGGCGAAGTGGATGAGTCCTGAGTTTGTATCCGATGCTGTTGAACTGGCCTGCCTTGAAATGTTAAAGGCAGGGGTTACAACATATGCAGACATGTATTTTTATGAAGATGCCGCAGGCAGGAAACTTGAGAAAATAGGAATGAGAGGCGTGCTTGGCGCAGGCGTTATTGACTTCCCTTCAGGTTATGCGCAGACCCCTGACGATTATTTCAGAAATGCCGAGGAATTTATCAAGGACTGGAAGGGCAGTGAATTGATAACTCCTTTTATTGCCCCTCACGCAACCTATACCTGCGGTCCTGACACGCTGAAGAGGGCAGATGAACTTTCTGAAAAATACAGAGTTCCGATACATACCCATGTTGCTGAGACCGCTTGGGAAGTTGCCGAGATACAAAAACGCTACGGCCAAACTCCGGTGGAATATTTAGAAAGTCTCGGCGTTCTTTCAAAACGCATGTTTGCTGCGCATTGTGTGTGGCTGACCGATAAAGAAATTGAAATACTTGCGGAAAGGAAAGTGGGCGTTGCGCACTGCATTGAAAGCAATCTTAAACTTGCGTCAGGTTTTGCGCCTGTGCCTAAGATGATTAAAGCAGGGGTAAGAGTTGCGCTCGGCACGGACGGCGCTGCAAGCAACAACGATCTTAGCATTTTAGGTGAACTGTCTACTGCTGCTAAGGTGCACAAGGCTGTTTCCGGCGACCCGACTATTGTTGACAGCAAAACGGCTCTTTTAATGGCAACCGGATGGGGCGCTGAGATTTTAGGGCTCGGCGAAAAAACCGGCACACTTAAGCCCGGCAAACTAGCAGACCTGTTTATTGCAGACCTCAGACAGCCTCATTTAGTGCCGATTTACGATATATATTCCCACATTGTATATTGCATGAGGCCTTCGGATATCTTGACAGTGATGGTTAACGGCAGGGTCGTAGTTGAAAACAGAAGGCTTACGACAATGGATGAAGAAGATATAATCGGCAAGGCACAGGTGTGGCAGAAGAAGATCAAAGGCTGA
- a CDS encoding electron transfer flavoprotein subunit alpha, with product MHIIVKPDKCSGCETCVASCPYDAISITSGVAFINEYCQLCKACLEVCPEGAIVEVEDTPSSTHTLPLTDYKGVWVFAEQREGKIASVSYELLGAGKKLADELATDLSAVLFGGSDSEADELIRWGADKVYLCTDTILGDFNDDTYSGLLSKLISEYKPAIVLAGATPVGRSFIPRVAAKLKTGLTADCTSLEIDKATKNLLQIRPAFGGNIMATILCPDYRPQMATVRPRVMKKGEYDAGRTGEIIHVNADNLTSRTMVLDTIKEVSELTVNLHEADVIVAGGRGLGDVKGFKLLEELAAVMGGAIGASRAAVDEGWISYSHQVGQTGKTVCPKIYFACGISGAVQHLVGMQSSDIIIAINKNPEAQIFSVATYGIVGNLYEVIPLLIKKIKEAKGM from the coding sequence ATGCATATAATCGTAAAGCCCGATAAATGCAGCGGGTGTGAAACATGTGTAGCCTCATGCCCTTATGATGCCATCAGCATTACAAGCGGAGTAGCCTTTATAAATGAGTACTGCCAGCTCTGCAAGGCATGTCTTGAGGTCTGCCCTGAGGGCGCAATAGTTGAGGTAGAAGATACCCCCTCTTCCACTCACACCTTACCCCTTACCGATTATAAAGGCGTGTGGGTATTTGCTGAACAAAGAGAAGGGAAAATTGCATCTGTATCCTATGAACTCCTCGGCGCCGGGAAAAAACTCGCTGATGAACTTGCGACAGATCTCTCCGCTGTTTTATTTGGGGGCAGTGATTCAGAGGCAGATGAACTTATAAGATGGGGCGCTGACAAAGTATATTTATGCACTGACACAATCCTCGGAGATTTTAATGATGATACATATTCCGGGCTTCTCTCAAAACTTATTAGTGAATATAAGCCGGCAATTGTCCTCGCAGGCGCAACGCCGGTCGGCAGGTCGTTCATTCCGCGTGTTGCGGCAAAACTTAAAACAGGGCTTACTGCCGACTGCACCTCGCTTGAGATAGACAAAGCGACAAAGAACCTCCTGCAGATACGACCTGCATTCGGAGGCAACATAATGGCTACAATCCTCTGCCCTGATTACAGACCGCAGATGGCAACTGTAAGACCCCGCGTAATGAAAAAGGGAGAATATGACGCAGGAAGAACAGGTGAAATAATACATGTCAACGCGGATAATCTAACCTCAAGAACTATGGTCCTTGATACAATTAAAGAAGTTTCCGAGCTTACAGTAAATCTCCATGAGGCTGATGTCATCGTGGCAGGCGGAAGAGGGCTCGGTGATGTAAAGGGATTTAAACTCCTTGAAGAGCTTGCAGCAGTTATGGGCGGAGCCATCGGCGCATCAAGGGCTGCAGTTGATGAAGGGTGGATTTCATACAGCCATCAGGTCGGGCAGACAGGCAAGACCGTTTGCCCCAAGATTTACTTCGCCTGTGGGATTTCTGGGGCGGTTCAACACCTTGTCGGGATGCAGTCCTCAGACATTATTATCGCAATAAACAAAAACCCTGAAGCGCAGATATTCAGCGTTGCAACTTATGGCATAGTCGGCAACTTGTATGAAGTAATCCCTCTGCTGATTAAGAAAATTAAAGAGGCAAAGGGTATGTAG
- the fabD gene encoding ACP S-malonyltransferase produces MKIAFVFPGQGSQHVGMGKDLYENFGEVKQIYKEASDALGYDIAGLSFNGPQDEIYKTFRTQPCLLTASFAAFKVLSSKNITPFCVSGHSLGEYSAVVASGVIPFKDAVKITEKRGQFMQDAVPEGKGLMAAILGLERSELENVCRSVSSGYVAPANYNCPGQIVIAGEKPAVEEAIELSKEAGAKRAVVLPVSVPSHCKLMSDAANRLAELLNNTQFQPPKVPIVNNADAVFLNSPEEIKASLIKQLNHPLLWDDSIRLMIKNEVNTFIEVGPGKILSAIIRKIDKEARVLNVEDTKSLEETLNSIGSG; encoded by the coding sequence ATGAAAATCGCTTTTGTTTTTCCCGGTCAAGGATCACAGCATGTCGGAATGGGAAAAGACCTTTATGAAAATTTCGGCGAAGTTAAGCAAATATATAAAGAAGCCTCTGATGCGCTTGGCTATGATATTGCAGGACTGAGCTTTAACGGCCCTCAAGATGAGATTTATAAGACCTTCAGGACCCAGCCGTGCCTTCTGACTGCAAGCTTTGCGGCATTCAAAGTCCTCTCTTCAAAAAACATAACTCCGTTCTGCGTGTCCGGCCACAGCCTCGGCGAATATTCTGCTGTAGTTGCATCCGGGGTTATTCCGTTTAAAGATGCTGTAAAGATTACTGAAAAAAGAGGGCAGTTCATGCAGGACGCAGTGCCTGAAGGCAAAGGGCTTATGGCAGCCATACTCGGGCTTGAAAGAAGCGAGTTGGAAAATGTGTGCCGGTCAGTCAGTTCGGGTTATGTTGCTCCTGCAAACTACAATTGCCCGGGACAGATTGTGATTGCAGGCGAAAAACCTGCGGTTGAAGAGGCAATAGAGCTGTCAAAAGAGGCAGGCGCCAAGAGGGCTGTCGTGCTTCCGGTATCAGTGCCTTCTCACTGCAAACTTATGTCAGACGCCGCCAACAGATTAGCTGAACTGTTAAACAATACTCAGTTCCAACCGCCTAAAGTGCCTATTGTAAATAATGCAGATGCAGTTTTTTTAAATTCCCCTGAGGAGATTAAAGCATCTCTTATTAAACAGCTTAACCACCCGCTTCTGTGGGATGATTCCATAAGGCTCATGATTAAAAATGAAGTAAACACATTTATTGAAGTCGGCCCCGGCAAAATCCTTTCCGCCATTATCAGGAAAATAGACAAAGAAGCGAGAGTGCTTAATGTTGAGGATACTAAAAGCCTTGAAGAGACGTTAAATAGTATAGGCTCCGGATAA
- a CDS encoding 3-isopropylmalate dehydrogenase: MPKTYNIAVVPGDGTGPEVIAEGVKVLNAVSHKYGFKLNLNYFDFGGERYLKTGETLPPDAIEELKKYDAIYLGAIGHPDVKPGVLEKGILLRLRFELDQYINLRPVKLYPGVDCPLKDKKPEHIDFVVVRENTEGLYAGAGGVLKKGTPDEVAVQESINTRKGVERCIRYAFEYCRKRNKANKLTLCGKTNVLTFAFDLWERTFYEVAKEYPDVKPDYAHVDAITMWFVKNPEWFDVIVTDNMFGDIITDLGAMIQGGMGIAAGGNINPQGVSMFEPIGGSAPKYKGMNVINPLAAICAGGMMLEHLGEEKASKCIEQAVMTVTAKHIKSLAAGQMGHTTAETGDLVAKYAVELS, translated from the coding sequence ATGCCTAAGACTTATAACATTGCAGTGGTCCCGGGCGACGGCACGGGTCCGGAGGTTATCGCAGAGGGAGTGAAGGTCTTAAATGCCGTATCGCACAAATACGGATTTAAACTGAATCTAAACTATTTTGATTTCGGCGGCGAGAGGTATTTAAAAACAGGCGAGACGCTTCCTCCGGACGCAATTGAAGAGCTTAAGAAATATGACGCTATTTATCTCGGCGCAATCGGACACCCTGACGTAAAACCCGGTGTGCTTGAAAAGGGCATTCTCCTCAGGCTCAGGTTTGAGCTGGACCAGTATATTAATTTAAGACCGGTAAAACTTTATCCCGGCGTGGACTGTCCGCTTAAGGACAAAAAACCCGAGCATATAGATTTCGTCGTTGTGAGGGAGAATACCGAAGGGCTTTATGCGGGCGCGGGCGGTGTGCTTAAAAAAGGGACGCCTGACGAAGTAGCGGTGCAGGAGTCAATTAACACCAGAAAAGGCGTTGAGCGCTGTATCCGCTATGCCTTTGAATATTGCAGGAAGAGGAACAAGGCGAACAAGCTTACCCTTTGCGGAAAGACAAATGTCCTGACGTTTGCCTTTGATTTATGGGAGAGGACCTTTTATGAGGTTGCAAAGGAATATCCGGATGTAAAACCTGACTATGCACATGTGGATGCGATAACCATGTGGTTTGTCAAAAACCCCGAGTGGTTTGATGTTATTGTAACAGACAATATGTTCGGCGACATAATCACTGATTTGGGCGCAATGATTCAGGGCGGGATGGGTATTGCGGCCGGAGGGAATATAAATCCTCAGGGCGTGTCCATGTTTGAGCCGATAGGAGGCTCTGCGCCTAAATATAAAGGAATGAATGTAATTAATCCGCTTGCCGCCATATGCGCAGGGGGCATGATGCTTGAGCATTTGGGCGAGGAAAAAGCAAGTAAATGCATTGAGCAGGCTGTCATGACTGTCACTGCAAAACATATTAAAAGCCTTGCGGCAGGTCAGATGGGACACACGACGGCTGAAACAGGAGATCTTGTTGCAAAATATGCGGTAGAACTTTCTTAG
- the mutS gene encoding DNA mismatch repair protein MutS, translating to MSELTPLMRQYHEVKQNHPDSIVFFRLGDFYEMFGQDAVTASKILQIALTTRDRGKEDAVPMCGVPHFTAETYIAKLIKSGHKVAICEQVEDPKDAKGIVRREVVRVVTPGTFQPESPKENNYILSIFQKENIFGFAAADITTGEFQIYESCNNLNDEIVRFEPKEVLYPLSFKHNPSIQEWLNGYYTTPYEDWYYDYIEAYRALLKHFKVGSLDGYGVEGMVVAVSAAGALLNYLEGTQKGALGFKKIKVLKRDSHMLLDAATQKNLELIKNIKDDAKEGSLLWVIDETLTPMGARLLRTWLLNPLLNAEKIWERQDSVGSLYDDSALLSKIQGILKDISDIERLSSRMDNESANARDLTALKNSLKLLPGLKGLLRDSGDRRIKFLQGQIDELSDIEALIEKSIAGNPPLSLKDGGLIRQEFSPEVDELRQISSSGKDFLASLETREKERTGISSLKIGYNRVFGYFIEVTKPNLPQVPPDYIRKQTIANGERFITPELKEYESKVLGAEERLKNLEYEIFIKLRAEILKETERIQKTASAIAELDALSGFARIAAKYNYVRPVVDSGDIIRISEGRHPVLERLAISDRFIPNDAMLDTFANNILIITGPNMAGKSTYMRQVALIVLLAQTGSFVPAKEARIGIVDRIFTRIGASDVITKGQSTFMIEMIETANIINNATQKSLILLDEVGRGTSTFDGISIAWATAEYIAKNLKARTLFATHYHELTELALCLEGIKNLNVAVKEWGDEIIFLRKIEEGPADKSYGIQVARLAGLPDDVIKRAKEVLSNLEKAELNELGAPKIAYSADSPAEKPKGGQLDLFTTQADPVIKELLGLDIMSMSPIEALNKLYEMRRKLSEKGAEKAQGN from the coding sequence ATGTCAGAACTAACCCCTTTAATGAGGCAATATCACGAGGTAAAACAGAATCATCCCGATTCTATTGTATTTTTCCGCCTCGGTGATTTTTATGAGATGTTCGGGCAGGATGCAGTGACAGCGTCAAAAATTCTTCAGATTGCCCTGACAACGAGGGACCGGGGCAAAGAAGACGCCGTTCCGATGTGCGGCGTGCCGCATTTTACTGCAGAAACCTATATCGCAAAATTAATAAAAAGCGGACATAAGGTTGCAATCTGCGAGCAGGTGGAAGACCCGAAAGATGCAAAGGGGATAGTGAGGAGGGAGGTTGTCAGGGTTGTGACTCCCGGGACCTTTCAACCCGAGAGTCCGAAGGAAAACAATTACATACTGAGTATTTTTCAGAAGGAAAATATTTTTGGTTTTGCCGCCGCCGATATAACGACCGGAGAGTTCCAGATTTACGAATCCTGCAATAATCTTAATGACGAGATAGTGAGGTTTGAGCCTAAGGAAGTGCTTTACCCCCTGAGTTTTAAGCACAATCCCTCCATTCAGGAATGGCTTAACGGTTATTACACTACCCCGTATGAGGACTGGTATTACGATTATATTGAGGCGTACAGGGCGCTTTTAAAACACTTCAAAGTAGGCTCTCTTGACGGTTATGGCGTTGAGGGCATGGTCGTGGCTGTTTCAGCGGCCGGCGCTCTTCTTAATTATCTTGAGGGTACACAGAAAGGAGCTCTCGGATTTAAAAAGATAAAAGTCCTCAAGCGCGATTCGCACATGCTGCTTGACGCCGCCACGCAGAAAAACCTGGAGCTTATAAAAAATATTAAAGATGACGCAAAGGAAGGCAGTCTGCTCTGGGTTATTGATGAGACGCTTACGCCGATGGGCGCAAGGCTTCTGAGGACCTGGCTTCTTAATCCCCTGCTTAACGCTGAAAAAATATGGGAAAGGCAGGATTCAGTTGGTTCTCTTTATGATGATTCAGCGCTGCTTTCTAAAATTCAGGGGATTTTAAAAGATATATCAGATATTGAGCGCTTATCATCCAGGATGGACAACGAAAGCGCTAATGCAAGGGACCTGACAGCGCTTAAGAATTCACTGAAACTCCTGCCAGGACTTAAGGGCTTGCTCAGAGACAGCGGAGACAGGCGTATTAAATTTCTGCAAGGGCAAATTGATGAACTTTCAGACATAGAAGCGCTTATTGAAAAATCCATTGCCGGAAATCCTCCTCTCAGCCTGAAAGACGGAGGCCTGATAAGGCAGGAATTCAGCCCTGAGGTTGACGAACTGAGGCAGATTAGTTCAAGCGGAAAGGATTTCCTTGCCTCGCTTGAAACAAGAGAGAAGGAGCGCACAGGCATATCATCATTAAAAATAGGCTATAACAGGGTCTTTGGTTATTTTATTGAAGTTACAAAACCGAACCTCCCGCAGGTCCCGCCTGATTATATAAGAAAACAGACGATTGCAAACGGCGAGCGTTTTATAACGCCTGAACTCAAAGAATATGAATCAAAGGTTTTGGGCGCGGAAGAAAGGCTTAAAAATCTTGAATATGAAATTTTCATAAAACTAAGGGCTGAGATTCTGAAAGAAACTGAAAGGATTCAAAAGACTGCTTCTGCAATTGCAGAACTGGACGCCCTGTCCGGTTTTGCACGCATTGCGGCCAAATATAATTATGTAAGGCCTGTGGTTGACAGCGGCGACATTATCCGGATTTCCGAGGGCCGGCATCCTGTGCTTGAAAGGCTGGCGATAAGCGACAGGTTTATCCCGAACGACGCAATGCTTGATACATTCGCAAACAATATTTTAATCATCACAGGCCCGAACATGGCAGGCAAATCAACATATATGAGGCAGGTTGCTCTCATAGTTTTACTGGCACAGACAGGCAGTTTTGTGCCTGCGAAAGAGGCCAGGATAGGGATTGTTGACAGGATATTTACACGCATAGGCGCATCGGATGTAATAACCAAAGGTCAAAGCACTTTTATGATTGAAATGATTGAAACGGCAAATATCATAAACAATGCAACCCAAAAGAGCCTTATCCTGCTTGATGAAGTTGGAAGGGGGACCAGCACTTTTGACGGTATAAGCATTGCATGGGCAACTGCCGAATACATCGCTAAGAACCTGAAGGCAAGGACGCTTTTTGCAACTCATTACCATGAACTCACAGAACTTGCGCTCTGCCTTGAGGGAATTAAGAACCTGAATGTTGCCGTTAAAGAGTGGGGCGATGAAATAATATTTTTAAGAAAAATTGAAGAGGGACCTGCCGACAAGAGTTACGGCATACAGGTTGCGAGACTTGCAGGGCTTCCCGATGATGTAATAAAACGCGCAAAAGAAGTTCTTTCAAATCTTGAAAAGGCAGAGCTTAATGAACTCGGCGCACCGAAGATTGCCTATTCTGCAGATTCCCCTGCAGAGAAACCAAAGGGCGGACAACTGGACCTTTTCACCACGCAGGCAGACCCCGTGATAAAGGAGCTCTTAGGGCTGGATATTATGAGCATGTCGCCGATTGAGGCATTGAATAAACTCTATGAGATGCGTAGAAAACTGTCGGAAAAAGGCGCGGAAAAAGCGCAGGGCAATTGA